The following proteins are encoded in a genomic region of Gouania willdenowi chromosome 6, fGouWil2.1, whole genome shotgun sequence:
- the LOC114464477 gene encoding transcription factor Adf-1-like has product MDDKLIVAVCDHPELYNTASYWYRDRTKKDLAWRTIGEAVGLAADLCRKRWKGLRDTYLKEKRKCQEKRSGSAAGPSKRWKYSAVMSFLDPFISPRDTSSNMVQGVEEDRAAEYGHPSETGEVNNEGEEAEGEGEGEDAGGADVEAGGADGGAAAVARVPANAAAASPAGSSAAKPSGRRAKKRPSQGPSEMDLVIMEALRRPPPSPPPPMSADEMFLKSLLPTLQRVPPENREFVKLQMYKVLVDNLPVTLNLENFE; this is encoded by the exons ATGGATGACAAGCTAAtcgtagcggtgtgtgaccaccctGAGCTGTACAACACAGCCAGTTATTGGTACCGGGACCGGACCAAGAAGGACCTGGCGTGGAGGACGATCGGCGAAGCGGTGGGACTAGCAG CGGATCTCTGCCGTAAAAGGTGGAAGGGCCTGAGAGACACTTACTTAAAGGAGAAAAGAAAGTGTCAGGAGAAAAGGAGTGGGTCAGCTGCAGGGCCATCAAAAAGGTGGAAATACTCTGCGGTCATGTCCTTCCTCGACCCCTTCATTTCACCGAGAGACACCAGCAGCAACATGGTGCAGggggttgaggaagacagggCTGCAGAGTATGGTCAtccatcagagactggag aggtaaacaatgaGGGAGAGGAAGCAGAAGGTGAGGGCGAAGGAGAGGATGCTGGTGGTGCTGATGTGGAGGCTGGAGGTGCTGATGGgggtgctgctgctgttgcaagGGTTCCTGCTAATGctgcagcagcatctcctgcaggatcaagtgcagccaaaccatctg GAAGGAGGGCAAAGAAGAGACCCAGCCAAGGCCCAAGTGAGATGGACCTGGTCATCATGGAGGCCCTCAGAAGACCTCCTCCTTCTCCACCACCACCTATGTCGGCagatgaaatgtttttaaaaagcctgCTTCCTACCCTGCAAAGAGTGCCCCCAGAAAACAGGGAGTTTGTAAAATTACAAATGTACAAAGTACTTGTTGACAATCTTCCGGTGACTCTAAATTTAGAAAATTTTGAATAG